A window of Daucus carota subsp. sativus chromosome 2, DH1 v3.0, whole genome shotgun sequence genomic DNA:
aagtcCCTCCATCAAAATCTAACCTACACCTATTATGTGAaagttgaaaaaataataataaatcaaaaatatgaaaaatcaaaatttcatagattgatgtgaaatttttattagttaatctACAATTGATTTAAAGAACACGAATGATGAAAGTCTTTATTTTAAGGCCACTAATGTATAAAAATCTgtattttaataagttttttcTTATTATTCTTGAAATTAAAgtgcaaatttatatatattagtgaaCTCGAAATCAAATTCTTTTACCTAcgtaaagttttgatttttcacatttttaattattgtttttcttttattttctcaattttcaCCTCAGCATTGATTAAACGTTAGACAAATTTTGATGAAAAGACTTCAGtcagattttttaaatatttaaatatcaaaaagtTGGATTTCTTAATTTACGGACCTAAATCATGAATGACTAGTATTTTAGGTACAAATGAATTAATTTTCCTATAATTTAAactatgtgtatgtgtgtaatattttatattcccagtcacattttataaaaattatgtatttaaaaataattattttttatttacttatttaccCCTAATAATTGCTGTAAACTAAATTAAGTTGTTTTAGTGTATGTATATTAGTTaaatagggtcgcgctcaagaaaTAACCAGTCCAGAATCACTAAAGCTCTGTGCagaatcctaaattttaaatagattttaatgatctaaatctaaatacatgttttttcgtgctttttcatcgttgtgtgtgttcaaaaaataattttaaaatataatacataaatattgaCATTTCTTGCATGTGATGCAGAACCCCAACTAATACCAGAATTAAGATAAGtatctattcattatttttaaaatatgaaagttGTATATcaaaatagactaaatatactcttaatgatataatttttattattttttcttatatactctctcatttttttacattgctcgacacgcattttaagacacatataaaacatagtttcgtaccttttttttttgaaacttttcttttttatataaaaatttagatattaaatattaattcaaaaagaaaaaaattaaaataatttatgaaactatattttatgagaacattaaaatgcgtgttcaGTCCCCTCCCCGTTGTTAAAAACAATTGAGGAAGACaaaggaaatatatataaatttcagttaaaatatagtaaatttgatcggtcaaaaatcaaaatgaacatataaaaaaggATGGAAGAAGTACTTATTTGGATCGATTCATCGCTCCCTTTATGCTCCCTTTATACGTGGATGTTATTTGTGTTGCTAGTAAATCCACCGATGCACGTACATTTGGATGTTATTTGTGTTGTTcgtaaatcaatatacttatataaaggagaagcatgggTCGTTTAGGTGGAGCCTCTCAGagagctctgttctatttttctaattttctgaaatttttggatgaaaaaatatcaaaaataaaaactgtctttcttagtttcgaatatattggaagaaagtttcagaactacctttttcaaaatatcaaaatggaATTAGAATTTTGAaagtatcatcatatttttggaaaagatatataacaaaaacagaaagtatttttgataagtcggtcttttctcaaatcaacccctATAAATTGAGGTCAGGCATCGtaaaatttaacacacacaGATTTTTTTTGAGCTTATTTGTTATcctccatctaatacaataatgagttacattATGCTAGATGATTTGAATGGCGATAGAGATAATTGGCTGATAATAGTAAGAGTTCGTcggatgtgggagtcgacaaatccaaatacgggagaacgatatagtcttgacatgatattgatggatgaaaaggttaataaattaactgtcagggatatatgtttgttcgttattcttttataatattcgtTTTGTgcatcagacatgtttgttgttgctaatttttatatgatttattttgtatacagaAAAAGATTATTCATGCAAAGCTTTcacattatctgtttgctcggttcaagtaccttttaagtgaaggttgtttacacagtatcaaaaaaaataaaagttattgCAACTTGCAAGTAAGGGTGGTTATAGACCGCGATCTCATGGATTGAAATTGATGTTTTTGCGGACAAccaattaaaaaaagaagaaggaaTCACTAATAAACCTATGAATGGAATGGAGTTCATACGTCCCGAGATGATTAATGATTTAATGTTCATACAATTAGAACATAATGTTTATCCCTATTAAAATTAGAGATGGTTTCGGAGTTGAATCTTAATATCTTTTAGACTTTTACGCACCTATGTTAAATAGAACTAAAATCAAGATTTGTCGTGTTTTGAATAGTTGATTACAtgcagatttttatttttattttttcactcattagttatagtccaattttagaattttatatattaatattggtattgcatcgagatgtttataatataaaatttatttattcgcTAAATATAATTTcgaaacattaatataatttttataggttgctgcaaaattattttattttataaatattaatattaaattattaatataatttttataacccgctgcaacgcgcggcttctcaactagtttattgATAAACATGGATGGATATTTATTTGGATTGATCCATCACTTCCCTTAAAATGACATTTGTGTTGTTAGTCGATATCCAACATCTAAAGATTGTATTTGATtgacatattttcaaattttttattgatgaaaTTCAAGTAGATTTAATTTGAATTCGGAAAGATATATTAAACTtctgtgaattaaaattttaaattatattaagaagaccttgtcaaaactttaaattatgctttcccattaatgataatattttattagtagttaaatataaaataaaaaaatataaatactgaAACATCCTAATTGGATTGAATCTCAAATTATACGGGATATATTTTGATGAGTACTGCTGTATCTCGATGAGTCGATTCAGAATTTCCGTAAATTCGCTAACTTTTATTACACGACgatatcataaaatttttgaTGAACAGTTCCATAAATAGGAAAAACACGAGACATGAGTTTGGAGCTTGTCCAGAAGTAAGAAATGAGTTTGAACAAGAAATTGATTGATGTGGCTACTTTAGGAAGTCTGTGCGTGGACATCGTTCTCAAAGTCCCAGAATTGCCTCAATCATCTCCTCAACAACGTAAAGCTTTCTTGCATCAGTTCTCCAATACCCCGCCTCCTAAGGTGAATATCGTTAATTTcatgtcaaatttattttactttttaatatttcgttttGTATTTATAATGTTCTTTGTTGGTTTTAGAAAGTACCCACTTCGGTTCATTTAGGTGTTGGCTGTTGTTGAGCATATCCCAGTAATGTTATCtagcatgtgtgtgtgtgttgactGTTGATACTGTTTTACTTCTTTCTGATTTACATTTAGACCTCTTTTTCTCTCCAGTTCACAATTTTTTGCTAATTGATCAAGGTAAGTAGTTTTGGGCGGGGGCGGGTTTTTCGAATCTGATCTTGGAATAAGTGGGTTTAGAATGTTGGGGTTTAGATTGGTTTTGGTACTTATGTATTTAGGTTTTTGGTTTTGCTTATTCTTGCAGGGATTTAAGTAGTCAAAAACACAAGCTACAGTACTTCTAAACAATCAACCAAAAACAGCTCAACTCAAGTCACCACAAATATTCACCAATGACAAACTATATAATGCAGAAAATTAACCAACATAAATCAAACGACACAAAGATTTATACGTGGAAAACCTCTTCAATGTGAAGAGTAAAAACCACGGGACGTGTGAGGAGTCCACCCTTTGTTCTTCTCTTATTATGATAAAATTGAGGGATAAAGAAACCCAAATCAGTCTTACAAAGGTTCACAACCCACCAACAAGTTCATACATAAGAGACAACATCATAGTAACTAGAATGAGAAAGAAATCACCAAATAATTGAGAGTCTGCCAGCAGCAATCAGTTGACCATAACTCTCAACCAGAAGCTCAAAACAACGATCCAACCGTTCAGAATATAGCACTGTGAGTCCCCAACAAGCTGTCCAAATTTCAGCCAAAATGGACCACGTTTGCTCCTTGATCCGAACACCTGAAGCAGCTGAGCTCagtagtatttttaaaactgTGTTTTCCCTCTTTCTCTGACTTTTTGTATTCCTTAGTCTACTCTGTCTGCTGAGAACAAAACTCAGCACTTAAGTGATAAACATATCACATATATTGGGCCAAAACTTAGTGGACCAAACCTTAGTTATTTGGGCTGGACCCATAACAATTCTTGCACTTCTCGCTGGATTCCTTGCTCTTTGTCCAGTCATGAGAGACATCTTTGCGGAATTCAAAGGTTGCTACCTGTCAGTTATAGGCTAATAGCAGTCATCTATACTATTTACAATATTACTATCACTCCGCTTCTGAATTTGAAAAACGAGAAGTAGAGGtggtgggggtgggggggggggggggggggggggtgtttgTCAGATTAAGGTTAATCTCCCTGCTTGCAGTTCCATTTTGTAGTTAATCTTGTATTCATTGATGTTCAACTTGGTCTTTATTGTTGCTGCAAAATGTGCCCCTGTATAATATATTAGAATTCATAGAGACCACTGGTTTTAAAAAAGATCTTGTAGTTATTGATTGGTTACATATGTTTACTAAAATTGTGCACAGATAATCCAAGAACAGCGGTTACAAAGAAATTCAAAAATCATATCTACCTAAATTTAGTGCTAAGAGAGAAATAGCAGAACAATGAGATCGAGATTCATTTTTCATGTTCGATTGGGACCGTAGTTTGAAGGACATTAGTACAAATGAGTGGAGATATGTCTTCTTCATTAAAAAAGTGCAGAGGATTGATTTTGAAGAACAACTGCTGCTTGATTGTTGCAGGACTTGGATGATGAGTGCAGATATGTACTTGTATAgtggtttttaatttaaatcaataattgTTCTGCACGTAAATATGAGTGCACGTAAATGATCCTAGATGTACTTAATTTTCATCTCGTTTTCATTTCATGCATAGCATTGCCGGTTCTAGTGTCCAAGGGTCAGACTCGACAATttgtagatttttttttcttatttttgcaTATATTTGGCTGAAAAataaagtgtgtgtgtgtgtgtgatgtgTCTGTGTTTCCATACATGTGTTGAGTGTCAAGTATCGAGCATGGGTACTCAATGTAAAATAATTCAGTAAGGAGTCTGGGTCACATAGGTTTGGCACACTGCGCTCACTGTACACTTGGGCACATTGCAGCTGTTATTGATAAAAACACTTTCTTTGGAGTCTGCATTTACATTTTACTATTCAAGTTTGCAAATTTCTGAAAGTTCTGCCGCAAAATTTAAAGCCTGAAAGGGATTGGCAAAATGTATCTTGTCATGGACTAGGATTAAACTATCTTGCACATCATTTTGGCAGTCCTCACGATTAGCTCCAAACTCAAGCTAATTGTTTAACTATCTCAGGCTCGAGGGAATGTACAGATATATTGACTCTCTGCAGTTAGGAGGTGTAGTGCTAAATTTAAATCTGCTTCTTTATTTTGCTCTTCACAAGTTTTTCTTTAATATACAAAGggaatttcttttttaaatcaACATAATTGCAAATATAATAGAGGCTTTGGCTTAAGCTTGTTCTTTTTTGTCCGTTCTCTATGTACACCAGTGTTCCCAAAGTATTGCAATCTTTGGGGAcggaaacaaatataaaaaatgagcaTTACCTTCAAATGTCAAACAGATAAATTTTGGAAAAGAAATGTTTCACGTTCTTTCTAATCAAATGAGGGGTGCTATATGCAATATTAATCTTCTTTTGTTAAAATAGCTCTACAGAGGACATGCGTCTGAGCTTTTTAACCAGTATTTGGAGCATTAATAGCAACAgtataagttaaaaatattaaactgaCTGTATACTTAAGGAGAAGCTTCCTGAGTCTGCCAAAAGAAATGGTAAATCTTTATCAATCTTAGGCATCTCCAGTTGTAAATTTGTAATGCTAATTTCTTCTTTGATTTGATCTTGCCTTTGATCGTTCAACATTTTTAATAGCAATACTGGGAAGCTGGCGGAATCTCCAATACAGCCATAGCAGCAGCAAGGTTGGGACTCGACTGCATAGCAATTGGTCAAGTTGGAGATGAAATATATGGAAACTTCCTTTTGGATGTGCTTCATGATGAGGGAATCGAAATGGTTGGGATGGTTGAACATGATGGTGTTATTGGCAGTTCAAGCACCTCGTGCGAAACACATATTTGTTACGTTCTGGTGAATCCTTTACAAGAACATGCCTTTTGCAGGTGATCATGAGTAATGTTTTTTCTTCCGATGAATATATTCAGTAAAGGACGCATATTTCTTTCTGGAAAATTGTGATGTATTTGACCATCTATTCCTTCGTTTTATTTTATCAGTCCATCAGATTTTGTCAACAAGCCAGCCTTAAGTTGGATGACCAGCTTATCAACTAAAGTAAAGATGGCTATTAAGCAGTCGAAAATCTTGTTCTGCGATGGTTTTGCCTTTTTTGTGCTCCAGCCTGATCTTATAATTTCTGCTCTGGAGTATGCCACAGAAGTTGGAAGATCAATATTTTTTGATCCTGGACCTCGAGGAAAGTACCTTGCCAATGGAACACCTGCAGAGCAAAAAGCACTAGACAAGCTCCTAACAATGAGCAATGTGCTTATTTTAACATCTGATGAGGTCCAATACATACTTTGCTTTATGAAAACTGATGTGCAGATTTTACTCTTAATAACTAAGATTATAGACGGTGGAGTCGGTTAACATGCATATGGAAAGTTTTGCTTGTATTTATATATCTCTTTGAGATCATTCCCACTTGAAGATGAGTAAATATTTGTTTGTTTACTGTTTAATTATCTAATTTCTCTTGTAAAAGATATTTTCATGTGAAGACAAACTTGGTATTTGATCAGCCGCTAGATAAATATCATACAATAAAATTTCTTGAATTTAACTTGGCATCTTGGGTTATGTACTAGAATTTGATAAGCGGAGATTATATGAGTAATAATCAAACTTAAAAGATGTTGTGTGATACCCATCAGTACAGCCATTCTCTGTTTGGgcattattttatgttttaaatgcCATAGATTCCTTGATCCTTGCTACTCTGACAATTTGTTGAAATTACGTGTGTTGGTGTGCCAGGCTGAAGCCTTGACTAGCATCAGGGACCCAATTCTAGCAGGAATGGagttgctaaggaaagggatctGCACAGAATGGATTATCGTTAAGATGGGTTCAAAGGGTTCAATCTTGATTACTGAGTCGAGTGTTTCTTTTGCACCAGCATTCAAGGTATCCCTCTAATATCAAAgttattatatttacatttgcgAATTATTAAGC
This region includes:
- the LOC108206053 gene encoding fructokinase-1 isoform X1; protein product: MSLNKKLIDVATLGSLCVDIVLKVPELPQSSPQQRKAFLHQFSNTPPPKQYWEAGGISNTAIAAARLGLDCIAIGQVGDEIYGNFLLDVLHDEGIEMVGMVEHDGVIGSSSTSCETHICYVLVNPLQEHAFCSPSDFVNKPALSWMTSLSTKVKMAIKQSKILFCDGFAFFVLQPDLIISALEYATEVGRSIFFDPGPRGKYLANGTPAEQKALDKLLTMSNVLILTSDEAEALTSIRDPILAGMELLRKGICTEWIIVKMGSKGSILITESSVSFAPAFKVDVIDTVGCGDSFGAAIAFGYIHSLPLLHTLTLANAVGGATAMSSGAGRAVATLEKVIEIMTRSQINEDDFIHELLNKDLNVQEITVISNMTNNGNSNKPKHVPLQKVTSELLLKFDPDRIKYSGTIG
- the LOC108206053 gene encoding fructokinase-1 isoform X2 — encoded protein: MQYWEAGGISNTAIAAARLGLDCIAIGQVGDEIYGNFLLDVLHDEGIEMVGMVEHDGVIGSSSTSCETHICYVLVNPLQEHAFCSPSDFVNKPALSWMTSLSTKVKMAIKQSKILFCDGFAFFVLQPDLIISALEYATEVGRSIFFDPGPRGKYLANGTPAEQKALDKLLTMSNVLILTSDEAEALTSIRDPILAGMELLRKGICTEWIIVKMGSKGSILITESSVSFAPAFKVDVIDTVGCGDSFGAAIAFGYIHSLPLLHTLTLANAVGGATAMSSGAGRAVATLEKVIEIMTRSQINEDDFIHELLNKDLNVQEITVISNMTNNGNSNKPKHVPLQKVTSELLLKFDPDRIKYSGTIG